One Purpureocillium takamizusanense chromosome 1, complete sequence genomic window carries:
- a CDS encoding uncharacterized protein (EggNog:ENOG503NU75~COG:O), with amino-acid sequence MTTERESKTFLARLCEQAERYDEMVTYMKEVAKIGGELTVDERNLLSVAYKNVVGTRRASWRIISSIEQKEESKGSDKHVSTIKDYRNKIEAELEQVCQDVLNVLDDSLIPNAATGESKVFYHKMKGDYHRYLAEFASGEKRKVAATAAHEAYKNATDVAQTDLTPTHPIRLGLALNFSVFYYEILNSPDRACHLAKQAFDDAIAELDSLSEESYRDSTLIMQLLRDNLTLWTSSDSAEAEGAADAPKKEEGEAPKPAEEEAKAEEPAPAAAS; translated from the exons ATGACTACCGAG CGTGAAAG CAAGACtttcctcgcccgcctgtgcgagcaggccgagcgCTACGATGAGATGGTCACCTACATGAAGGAGGTCGCCAAgatcggcggcgagctcacCGTTGACGAGCGCAACCTGCTCAGCGTCGCCTACAAGAACGTTGTTGGCACCCGCCGTGCCTCGTGGCGCATCATCTCCTCCATCGAGCAGAAGGAGGAGTCCAAGGGCTCCGACAAGCACGTCTCCACCATCAAGGACTACCGCAACAagatcgaggccgagctcgagcaggTCTGCCAGGACGTCCTcaacgtcctcgacgacagccttatccccaacgccgccaccggcgagTCCAAGGTCTTCTACCACAAGAT GAAGGGTGACTACCACCGCTACCTTGCCGAGTTCGCTTCtggcgagaagcgcaaggtcGCTGCTactgccgcccacgaggccTACAAG AACGCGACCGATGTCGCCCAGACCGACCTGACTCCTACCCACCCTATCCGCCTGGGCCTTGCCCTCAACTTCTCCGTCTTCTACTACGAGATCCTCAACTCCCCCGATCGTGCCTGCCACCTGGCCAAGCAGGCCTtcgacgatgccatcgccgagctcgactcCCTCTCTGAGGAGTCTTACCGCGATAGCACTCTTAtcatgcagctgctgcgcgacaacCTGACTCTCTGGACCTCGTCCGacagcgccgaggccgagggcgccgccgacgccccgaagaaggaggagggcgaggcccccaagcccgccgaggaggaggccaaggccgaggagcccgcccccgcggccgcctcttAA
- a CDS encoding Feruloyl esterase (EggNog:ENOG503NZPC~SECRETED:SignalP(1-20~SECRETED:cutsite=AAA-SV~SECRETED:prob=0.6245)~COG:G): MRRLFWLALTWQLLAGLAAASVSVPFFADLERLSRLVDISYCVGNTGVHKPFQCVSRCKDFPGLSLVNTWSTGMLMGDSCGYIAVDHTGGGRLTRGDGDDADRSETGTRSRGGSIIVAFRGTYSITNTIVDLSTVPQKYVPYPSPDDGSKTPREPPRHKCDNCTVHMGFLDSWRNARRVVLPELQRLRAEYPTYSVQLVGHSLGGAVACLAALELKVSLGFDRVTVTTFGEPRVGNYQLARFVDNVFGLDGGGDDDDDDNGRLEARSYRRVTHANDPVPLLPLEEWGYRPHGGEVYISKPSLSPSEDDIRICLGDSDPTCSARAESASLVKTVRRLLHFGRVGREMARAHLETLSFPARFRLWELFFAHRDYFWRLGLCVPGGDPANWGKGWALREDPESQPAEL; encoded by the coding sequence ATGCGGCGCCTCTTCTGGCTCGCCCTGACATGGCAGCTCCTCGCtgggctggccgccgcctccgtctcggtgcccttcttcgccgacctcgagcgtctgtcgcgcctcgtcgacatctCGTACTGCGTGGGCAACACGGGCGTCCACAAGCCCTTCCAGTGCGTGTCGCGCTGCAAGGACTTCCCCGGCCTGTCACTCGTCAACACCTGGAGCACGGGCATGCTCATGGGCGACAGCTGCGGCTACATTGCCGTGGATCACACGGGCGGGGGGCGCTTGACccgcggtgacggcgacgatgcggatCGCTCTGAGACGGGGACAAGGAGCCGCGGGGggtccatcatcgtcgcgtTCCGCGGCACCTACAGCATCACAAACACCATCGTGGACCTCAGCACCGTGCCGCAAAAGTACGTCCCGTACCcgtcgcccgacgacggctccaAGACGCCGCGGGAGCCTCCGAGGCACAAATGCGACAACTGCACCGTGCACATGGGCTTTCTCGACTCGTGGcgcaacgcccgccgcgtcgtcctccCCGAGCTTCAGAGGCTGCGGGCCGAGTACCCGACGTACTcggtgcagctcgtcggccacagcctcggcggcgccgtggcctgcctcgccgcgctggagctCAAGGTCTCGCTCGGCTTCGACCGCGTGACCGTCACCACGTTTGGCGAGCCTCGGGTGGGCAACTACCAGCTCGCACGCTTCGTCGACAACGTCTTCGggctcgatggcggcggcgacgacgatgacgatgacaatGGTCGGCTCGAGGCGCGGTCCTACCGCCGCGTCACCCACGCCAACGACCCCGtgcctctcctccccctcgaGGAATGGGGCTACCGcccgcacggcggcgaggtgtaCATATCCAAGCCCAGCCTCTCCCcgtccgaggacgacatcCGCATCTGCCTGGGCGACAGCGACCCTACgtgcagcgcccgcgccgagtcGGCCTCGCTCGTCAAGACGGTGCGCCGGCTGCTGCACTTTGGCCGCGTGGGCCGCGagatggcgcgcgcgcacctcgAGACGCTGTCGTTCCCGGCCCGGTTCCGGCTGTGGGAGCTCTTCTTTGCTCACCGCGACTACTTCTGGAGACTCGGCCTGTGCGTGCCGGGCGGCGACCCGGCCAACTGGGGCAAGGGCTGGGCGCTCCGGGAGGACCCGGAGTCGCAGCCAGCCGAGCTATaa
- a CDS encoding uncharacterized protein (COG:S~EggNog:ENOG503P39F) encodes MAVECTGCKKSPPEVTLKHCAKCSTSLYCSRDCQKADWKAHKKVCGKQAGGGGGGGPSHTSAERASAGRLSPPKGLDSGVADPFTRLDKGTWLHDRSEGDVFRLLIDAYRLRIEDTHNFDGEVEEGSIYDGGSNGLRGFQRFLGRVAARPGLLPAWWDDGKRADCEALGATAGGQWHDLACAVEKADIVEHYGDARFPMQLRMFAEAVYGRGPGGVDGTGMRRMMMASEQGLTDDMHTAMLDASGMFGRR; translated from the coding sequence ATGGCAGTCGAGTGCACCGGTTGCAAgaagtcgccgcccgaggtcACCCTCAAGCACTGTGCGAAATGCTCCACGTCCCTGTACTGCTCGAGGGACTGCCAGAAGGCCGACTGGAAAGCCCATAAGAAGGTCTGCGGCAAgcaagccggcggcggcggcggcggcggaccgtCGCACACGTCCGCCGAGCGGGCAAGCGCCGGGAGGCTCTCGCCTCCCAAGGGCCTCgacagcggcgtcgcggacCCCTTTACTCGTCTGGACAAGGGCACCTGGCTGCACGACCGGTCGGAGGGGGACGTCTTCCGgctcctcatcgacgcctACCGGCTGCGCATCGAGGACACGCACAacttcgacggcgaggtggaggagggcagcATCTACGACGGCGGCTCGAACGGGCTGCGAGGCTTCCAGCGCTTCCTGGGCCGCGTGGCTGCCCGGCCGGGCCTGCTGCCGGCGTGGTGGGACGACGGCAAGCGGGCGGACTgcgaggcgctcggcgcgacggcggggggcCAGTGGCACGACCtggcctgcgccgtcgaAAAGGCCGACATCGTCGAGCACTACGGCGACGCGCGGTTCCCGATGCAGCTTCGCATGTTTGCGGAAGCGGTGTACGGGAGGGGGCCGGGCGGGGTGGACGGCACGGGGATGAggcggatgatgatggcgtcaGAACAGGGCCTGACGGATGACATGCATACGGCCATGTTGGACGCGTCGGGCATGTTtggccgccgctga
- a CDS encoding uncharacterized protein (EggNog:ENOG503PFZN~SECRETED:SignalP(1-18~SECRETED:cutsite=ALA-AT~SECRETED:prob=0.6194)) translates to MQLASVFLAALVPSVALAATAYTPPASLAAAAKDPGNDCSLPVSYHVLNFVGKKNSSATDLSSYSFKYRNTNSNLTTECAWDTTSKSTTPDSLTPRFACADRNVKFIWQGEQKRLTLIERVCPNTRGVPSYEVSGSADIPLHCGGTGACASNQTDTLALFTSINPVRDPTHRRSNVVRNKKTRGVAWSFGA, encoded by the exons ATGCAGCTGGCATCTGTCTTCCTCGCGGCCCTGGTGCCCTCggtggccctggccgccacggcctacacgccgcctgcgtcgctcgctgccgcggccaaggacccCGGCAACGACTGCTCGCTGCCCGTCTCGTACCACGTCCTCAACTTCGTCGGCAAGAAGAATTCCTCAGCCACGGACCTGAGCTCGTACAGCTTCAAGTACCGCAACACCAACAGCAACCTGACGACCGAGTGCGCGTGGGACACCACCTccaagtcgacgacgcccgacaGCCTCACCCCGCGCTTCGCCTGCGCCGACCGCAACGTCAAGTTCATCTGGCAGGGAGAGCAGAAGCGCCTGACCCTCATTGAGCGCGTCTGCCCCAACACCCGAGG TGTCCCCTCGTACGAAGTCTCCGGCAGCGCAGACATCCCCCTGCAttgcggcggcacgggcgcctGCGCCTCCAACCAGACGGATACGCTCGCCCTCTTCACGAGCATCAACCCAGTCCGGGATCCCACTCACCGCCGCAGCAACGTCGTCCGCAACAAGAAGACCCGGGGTGTCGCCTGGTCCTTCGGCGCTTGA
- the rpl36 gene encoding ribosomal protein L36 (COG:J~EggNog:ENOG503P53R) has translation MAKEAPRSGLAVGLNRGHKTTARVVKPRVSRTKGHLSKRTAFVREVVKEVAGLAPYERRVIELLRNSKDKRARKLAKKRLGTFGRAKKKVDELQRVIAESRRAGH, from the exons ATGGCCAAGGAAGCGCCTCGATCCGGTTTGGCCGTCGGCCTGAACCGCGGCCAC AAGACCACCGCCCGTGTCGTCAAGCCCCGTGTCTCCCGGACCAAGGGCCACCTGAGCAAGCGCACGGCTTTCGTCCGCGAGGTCGTCAAGGAGGTCGCTGG TCTCGCCCCCTATGAGCGCCGCGTCATCGAGTTGCTCCGCAACAGCAAGGACAAGCGTGCccgcaagctggccaagaagagg CTCGGTACTTTCGGCCgcgccaagaagaaggtcgacgagctccagcgcgtcatcgccgagTCCCGCCGTGCCGGCCACTAA
- a CDS encoding uncharacterized protein (COG:O~EggNog:ENOG503NYHT): protein MSSHVVVIATDLRRTTVKVSPGTYLIDVLQEACTKLNLSGDKFLLKHKQKQVDLSVPFRTSGLIPGAKLELVVKSNTPSAVQIALQVPQPEAREIPGGRLIRKFPSDMTLWQVLRQFESGDASAGRNVNITARGVAGAVTSGSGQLYYEMPVLNIMGRELATFHDFQKTLSQLGHNSGNVLVRLSYRKTDQTLFEAMEQISQFFKHTEEQGKKEEGAAAASAAKVESQQESHEQREDTLMANAAAQPPASTTEPQVPPPQQQQQQPPDSSTTTGQSTPQDSTPSSDASHSKDPYQPVSVFLAPSGNVPAAALHASESESDFTPSIAHAQLHQARLQESSRNKRLLSDKELEDRAAAEEARLTAIKSVLVKVRFPDNTSSDWQVGPRETGAFLYEAVRHVMADAQYPFHLVLPGGKTVIQDDVGPKHTLIKGYKLSGRVLINLVWDDAVPPQVRKQPFLKTAVARQGRTVKIPEVPKAVDDGKAAHAQQQLGKVEKGEGSGEGGAGGKKMPKWFKFGKK, encoded by the exons atgtcgtcgcacgtcgtcgtcatcgccaccgaCCTCCGGCGCACGACCGTCAAGGTCTCGCCGGGGACCTACCTTATCGACGTGCTCCAGGAGGCCTGCACCAAGCTCAACCTCTCCGGCGACAAGTTTTTGCTAAA ACACAAGCAGAAGCAAGTTGACCTCTCCGTCCCCTTCCGCACCTCGGGCCTCATCCCCGGCGCCaagctcgagctcgtcgtaAAGTCCAacacgccctcggccgtccAGATTGCCCTGCAAGTGCCGCAGCccgaggcgcgcgagatTCCCGGCGGGCGCCTCATCCGCAAGTTCCCTTCGGACATGACGCTGTGGCAGGTGCTGCGCCAGttcgagagcggcgacgccagcgccggcagaaacgtcaacatcaccgcccgcggcgtcgcaggcGCCGTcacgagcggcagcggccagctgTACTACGAGATGCCCGTCCTCAACATCATGGGCCGGGAGCTCGCCACGTTTCACGACTTCCAGAAGACGCTGTCGCAGCTCGGGCATAACTCGGGCAACGTCTTGGTGCGGCTGTCGTACCGCAAGACTGACCAGACGTTGTTCGAAGCCATGGAACAGATAAGTCAGTTCTTCAAGCATACGGAGGAGCAaggcaagaaggaggagggggcggcggcggcgagcgccgccaaggTTGAGTCTCAGCAAGAGTCGCATGAGCAGAGGGAGGACACATTGATGGCCAACGCTGCGGCACAGCCTCCCGCTTCCACCACCGAGCCACAGGTTCCTCCACcacagcaacagcaacagcaacctCCAGACTCTTCAACCACGACGGGTCAATCAACGCCCCAAGACTCAACGCCGAGCAGCGACGCCTCTCATTCCAAGGATCCCTACCAACCCGTCTCCGTTTTTCTCGCACCCTCTGGCAACGTCCCCGCTGCGGCCCTCCACGcctccgagtccgagtccgaTTTCACCCCCAGCatcgcgcacgcgcagctGCATCAGGCCCGCTTGCAGGAGTCTTCCCGCAACAAGCGGCTGCTTTCTgacaaggagctcgaggacagggctgcggccgaggaggcccgcCTCACGGCCATCAAGTCTGTGCTCGTCAAGGTGCGGTTTCCAGACAACACGAGCAGCGACTGGCAGGTCGGCCCGCGGGAGACGGGCGCTTTCCTGTACGAGGCGGTCCGGCATGTCATGGCAGACGCTCAATACCCTTTCCACCTCGTCCTACCCGGCGGGAAGACGGTCATACAAGACGACGTGGGCCCCAAGCACACCCTCATCAAAGGATACAAGCTGTCGGGACGCGTCCTCATCAACCTGGTCTgggacgacgccgtgccCCCACAGGTGCGCAAGCAACCGTTTCTCAAGACGGCGGTGGCCCGGCAGGGACGGACCGTCAAGATCCCCGAGGTGCCCAaggctgtcgacgacggcaaggcggcacatgcacagcagcagctgggcAAGGTAGAAAAGGGCGAGGGCtcaggcgagggcggcgctggcggcaagAAGATGCCCAAGTGGTTCAAGTTTGGGAAGAAGTAG
- the PUP3 gene encoding Proteasome endopeptidase complex (COG:O~MEROPS:MER0001710~BUSCO:EOG09264G4X~EggNog:ENOG503NWF8), with protein MSSPFSINGGACVAMVGKDCVAIACDLRLGLQALTVSNNFPKIFQYGDVFLGLTGLATDVNTVSDLFRYKVNMYRLREERSIAPRTFANLVSSSLYERRFGPYFVSPVVAGLDPKTGKPFICGFDSIGCIDFAKDFIVSGTASEQLFGMCEGLWEPDMEPEALFETISQALLNAVDRDALSGWGAHVYIIEKDKVTKRLLKGRQD; from the exons atg TCCTCTCCGTTCTCGATCA acggcggcgcctgcgttGCCATGGTCGGCAAGGActgcgtcgccatcgcctgcgacctccgcctcggcctgcaggcCCTGACCGTGTCCAACAACTTCCCCAAGATCTTCCAGTACGGCGAcgtcttcctcggcctcacGGGCCTCGCCACCGACGTCAACACCGTCAGCGACCTCTTCCGCTACAAGGTCAACATGTACCGCCTCCGCGAGGAGCGCTCCATCGCCCCCCGCACCTTTGCCAAcctcgtctcctcgtccctcTACGAGCGCCGCTTCGGCCCCTACTTTGTcagccccgtcgtcgccggcctcgaccccaagacgggcaagccCTTCATCTGCGGCTTCGACAGCATCGGCTGCATCGACTTCGCAAAGGATTTCATCGTCTCCGGCACCGCCTCGGAGCAGCTCTTTGGCATGTGCGAGGGCCTGTGGGAGCCTGACATG GAGCCCGAGGCCCTGTTTGAGACCATATCGCAGGCGCTTCTCAATGCCGTCGACCGCGATGCTCTCTCCGGCTGGGGAGCGCACGTGTACATCATCGAGAAGGACAAGGTCACCAAGCGATTACTGAAGGGCAGGCAAGACTAG
- a CDS encoding uncharacterized protein (TransMembrane:8 (i61-78o84-103i259-278o290-319i816-844o886-905i917-938o958-976i)~EggNog:ENOG503NWN1~COG:P): MESAFARPIATVLANFGVDENAGLTTKQVEQLRNKHGRNAIPEEPPTPIWELILEQFKDQLVIILLGSAAVSFALALLEDEGGWSAFVDPAVILTILILNAVVGVSQESSAEKAIAALQEYSANESNVVRNGGHVSRVRAEELVPGDIITISVGDRIPADCRVIAIESNSFAVDQAVLTGESESVGKDDEAVVKDERAVLQDQVNMLFSGTTVVTGRAKAVVVLTGSNTAIGDIHESITAQISEPTPLKQKLNDFGDSLAKVITVICILVWLINIPNFNDPSHGSWTKGAIYYLKIAVSLGVAAIPEGLAVVITTCLALGTRKMAAKNAVVRSLPSVETLGSCSVICSDKTGTLTTNQMSVNKIVYLNEKGSDLIELDVEGTTFAPKGAVRMAGTVVEDLPSKSDTVRQMTEVAAICNDAHLAYDERTATFSSVGEPTEGALRVLVEKLGPCAPAGTHPDDCVHFASAKYEKQLPRLATYEFSRDRKSMSVLVQSGKQKKLLVKGAPESIIDRCSHTLVGAAGKRVPLTEKLSDLMLKEVVEYGNRGLRVIALASIDDVSKSPLLSAKSTEQYAQLEQNMTFLGLVGMLDPPREEVPGSIKQCKDAGIRVIVITGDNRNTAESICRQIGVFGQHESLNGKSYTGREFDNLSPSEQLEAAKRASLFSRVEPGHKSKLVDLLQSLGEVVAMTGDGVNDAPALKKADIGVAMGSGTDVSKLAADMVLADSNFATIEVAIEEGRAIYNNTQQFIRYLISSNIGEVVSIFLTAALGMPEALIPVQLLWVNLVTDGLPATALSFNPPDHDIMKRQPRKRDEALIGGWLFLRYLIIGTYVGLATVAGYAWWFMYNPEGPQITFKQLSRFHHCSTDFPEIGCQMFSNDMAKAGSTVSLSILVVIEMFNAMNALSSSESLLTLPLWKNMMLVYAIALSMALHFALLYTPFLQSLFAILPLNWTEWKAVLLISAPVILVDEVLKFFERQFFMQTTTREDVKTIAAKKEQ, from the exons ATGGAGAGTGCCTTTGCCCGTCCGATCGCGACGGTCCTCGCCAACTTCGGTGTGGACGAGAATGCCGGCCTAACGACCAAGCAAGTTGAGCAGCTGCGTAACAAGCACGGCCGCAATG CTATTCCGGAGGAACCCCCGACCCCAATATGGGAGCTCATCCTCGAGCAGTTCAAGGACCAGCTGGTCATCATCCTGCTCGGCTCCGCTGCCGTATCGTTTGCGCTCGCCCTCTTGGAAGATGAGGGCGGCTGGAGTGCATTCGTCGATCCCGCCGTT ATTCTcaccatcctcatcctcaatgccgtcgtcggtgtcTCTCAGGAAAGTAGCGCCGAAaaggccatcgccgccctccagGAGTACTCGGCCAACGAGTCGAACGTGGTCCGCAATGGCGGCCACGTCTCGCGAGTACGAGCCGAGGAGTTGGTTCCCggcgacatcatcaccattTCTGTCGGAGACCGCATCCCTGCCGACTGCCGCGTCATTGCCATCGAGAGCAACAGCTTCGCCGTCGACCAGGCCGTCCTGACTGGCGAGAGTGAGAGTGTCGGCAAGgatgacgaagccgtcgtcaaggATGAGCGCGCCGTTCTCCAAGACCAGGTCAACATGCTCTTTTCTGGAaccaccgtcgtcacggGCCGCGCAAAGGCCGTTGTCGTCTTGACCGGCTCCAACACTGCCATTGGAGACATCCACGAGAGCATCACGGCACAGATTTCGGAGCCTACGCCCTTGAAGCAAAAGCTCAACGACTTTGGTGACAGCCTCGCCAAGGTGATTACTGTCATTTGCATTCTGGTCTGGCTCATCAACATCCCCAACTTCAACGACCCCAGCCACGGGAGCTGGACCAAGGGTGCCATTTACTACCTCAAGATCGCCGTGTCGCTCGGTGTCGCCGCCATTCCTGAGggtcttgccgtcgtcatcacgACCTGTCTCGCTCTCGGCACCCGAAAGATGGCAGCTAAGAACGCCGTGGTCCGAAGCCTTCCCTCGGTCGAGACCCTCGGCAGCTGCAGTGTCATTTGCTCCGACAAGACTGGCACACTCACCACCAACCAAATGAGTGTCAACAAGATTGTCTATCTCAATGAGAAGGGTTCTGACTTGATCGAGCTTGATGTCGAGGGCACGACCTTTGCGCCAAAAGGCGCTGTCCGCATGGCCGGCACCGTTGTTGAGGACCTGCCCTCGAAGTCTGACACGGTGCGCCAGATGACAGAAGTCGCGGCGATCTGCAACGATGCACACCTGGCTTACGACGAGCGCACCGCTACCTTCTCTAGCGTGGGTGAGCCCACCGAAGGCGCTCTCCGAGTTCTTGTGGAGAAGCTCGGGCCTTGCGCCCCGGCCGGAACCCATCCCGATGACTGTGTCCATTTCGCCAGCGCCAAGTACGAGAAGCAGCTCCCAAGGCTGGCGACGTACGAGTTCTCCCGCGACCGTAAGAGCATGTCCGTCCTGGTTCAGAGCGGCAAGCAGAAGAAGCTGCTCGTCAAGGGTGCGCCGGAATCGATCATTGACCGATGTTCGCACACGCTTGTTGGAGCTGCCGGCAAGCGCGTGCCGCTCACCGAGAAGCTTTCTGACCTCATGTTGAAGGAGGTTGTCGAGTACGGTAACCGAGGTCTCCGAGTTATTGCCCTTGCCAGCATCGACGATGTTTCCAAGAGCCCGCTCCTCTCCGCCAAGTCGACCGAGCAGTATGCTCAGCTCGAACAGAACATGACCTTTTTGGGTCTGGTTGGCATGCTCGACCCTCCGCGTGAGGAGGTCCCGGGCTCGATCAAGCAGTGCAAGGATGCTGGCATCCGGGTCATTGTCATCACTGGAGACAACCGCAACACCGCGGAGAGCATCTGCCGACAGATTGGCGTCTTCGGACAGCATGAGAGTCTCAACGGCAAGAGCTACACTGGTCGCGAGTTCGACAACCTAAGCCCCAGCGAGCAGCTTGAGGCAGCCAAGAGGGCCTCGCTCTTCTCCCGCGTCGAGCCGGGCCACAAGTCGAAGCTTGTGGACCTCCTGCAGTCCctgggcgaggtcgtcgccatgacgggcgacggcgtcaacgaTGCCCCCGCGCTGAAGAAGGCCGACATTGGTGTGGCCATGGGCTCCGGCACGGACGTGTcgaagctggccgccgacatggtGCTCGCTGACAGCAACTTCGCCACCATCGAGGTCGCCATCGAGGAGGGCCGTGCCATCTACAACAACACTCAACAATTCATTCGCTACCTGATCTCGTCCAACATTGGCGAGGTCGTCTCCATCTtcctcaccgccgccctgggcaTGCCCGAGGCCCTGATCCCTGTGCAACTGCTGTGGGTCAACCTTGTTACCGACGGTCTCCCGGCCACGGCTCTATCGTTCAACCCTCCCGACCATGATATCATGAAGCGCCAACCCCGTAAGAGGGACGAGGCACTCATCGGAGGATGGCTTTTCCTACGTTacctcatcatcggcaccTACGTCGGTCTCGCTACCGTCGCCGGCTACGCCTGGTGGTTCATGTACAACCCGGAGGGCCCGCAGATCACGTTCAAGCAGCTTTCGCGCTTCCACCACTGCTCGACCGATTTCCCCGAGATTGGGTGCCAGATGTTCTCCAacgacatggccaaggccggcTCAACAGTCTCGCTGTCGATCCTGGTCGTCATTGAGATGTTCAACGCCATGAACGCGCTATCGTCGAGCGAGTCTCTGCTCACGCTGCCCCTGTGGAAGAACATGATGCTCGTGTACGCCATTGCCCTGTCTATGGCGCTCCACTTTGCCTTGCTGTATACGCCCTTCCTCCAGAGCCTGTTTGCGATCTTGCCTCTCAACTGGACCGAGTGGAAGGCCGTGCTCTTGATCAGTGCGCCTGTCAT TCTCGTGGACGAGGTGCTCAAGTTTTTCGAGCGACAGTTCTTCATGCAGACGACAACGCGTGAGGATGTCAAGACCATtgcggccaagaaggagcaaTAG